The genomic interval GGTTTGGAGCAAGCGGCTTCTTTGAACTGACAAAAAATCCAATTGTCTGGGACATCACAGTACAATTGGGCTATCCTCCGCACTTCATTTATATTTTGGGGATGGCTAAACTTTCAGGCATTATCGTTCTTTTAATTCCAAACAGACTGCTGAGATTAAAAGAATGGGTATTTGCAGGGATATTCTTTGACATCATTTTTGCATTCTTCTCAAAGTTAAGCGTGCTTGCGCCTTCAGCAGCAATTGACGCGGTGGTGGCGTTTGTGATAGTGAGTGTGACTTATACGATGTTCAGGAGGTTATATCCGGCGGAGTATACGAAGGTAAGCGTGAATTAGGCAGTGATTATGTTCGTCTTTTATTGAACATCATTTGCGGATGATATAAAAACTAGTCCTTTCCTTAAATATTTTTGCATGTAAATTATGCAGGAGTAATACCAATTTAATTATAGTAAGGAAAGGCAGCCCGTCGAGGTTGCCTTTCCTTATTGCATATTATCCATTATTCCGCCGGAATAACTTTTGTACAACTTCCAATGAAACTAATAACAATATATTTAGAATAAACACATCGAGAAAACGGTATTTAAAAGTCCAGCCCAATGGAGTTCGTCGGTCCTTGGCCATTACATTATCCCACCCCATATTTTTTGATCAAAAATATAAAACCCAGGCAACAATAGATTGGCTTGCTGAACGACTCGTTGCACCCAGTTTAAATAGCCACAATCAGATGTTAGGGGAATATATCCTTCAATTATATTAACTATAATTGCACCTTCTAAATACGCTAATTTGATCAGGAAAATACAAACACGTCCCTATCACCTGTTGTTGCTAATGGCACTTACCACCTTTGCAATGTCCTTTTGTTATTATTCTAGCCAGATAGATATTCATTTACATGATACTTATTTTATAATCCCTGTACCTTTTTTGCTCTGGACGTTTACATTATTTTTACTGCTCTTCTGGGCTTTATACCATATCACATTCCGGTTCTTACTTAGTACCATCCTTATCTGGCTTCATATGATCGGGATTGTTATTCTCTTCCCGTTGACAATATACACTTATGGATCACCTTTCCTGTTCGATAATGTTACACCTTACGACTTCGCTACCTGGGAAGTCATGCAAAGACAGATGCTTATCCAGACACCCATTGTTTCAGTGTTTGTTATGCTTCATGCTTTGTATTTAGTTAATCTTATTGGGGGAGTTATCAAAGTAGTTACTAAATCCTCTAAATAACAATGGGGTCCTGCCTTTTCTTTTCCACTCTCCCTGCTGCCCAGCTAGCCGGAGAGCTACTAATGGCTAAAAAAAGTATCTTGACCCGAGTTATAAATGACAATCGATAGTCCATCATAAAGTCAACTCTAAATCAATGGAGCAAGAGGAATCAGCGCAATATTGGGAAATCTTTAAGACTAAGGTCAGGCCTCTCACTGAAAGCCAGCAGCGGGTAATTGCTTACAAGTTTTGTTTGCTTATCGAGAACGACCTGGATGACTTTGGTAAGGGTGCACTTACTCTTCTGGAGCAAGTAACATCTGCCCGTGTTTCATTGCAAGATTGTATATCTTACCGGGAGCAATTACAGGATAAGCTTCCCGATGATGATACAGAAACAAGCCCTTACAGCCCTTTGATCTGGGCTTTAATGCCCCATACAGATTCCTATCCTGCGTGGTATTCGGCCGCCATTGTGGGGGTGAACATAGTTGATCTCAAGATTCGCACTTTTTCCGAATTGACGGATCTAACAAAGGAAATAGTGAGCAATTTTTAACGAGGCTGTAACTAGCTGTATAAAGGGGCATTTTTTACCGGTTCAATAGTTGGGTCTCCATTTCACAGGTACTCTGTCACATACAATCTCAAACGCCAGCAATAGAAATACATTTACTACAGCAAGATCAAGAAACCTGTATTTATATATCCATTCCAATCGGGTACGGTTGTTACTCTTTTTTACGATGCACTCTATTAAGAGATCAGTTGGCAGAGTTCTAATAATACAAGCCAGCGCGAATAGTAAACTAGTAACTACCACATTAAAAAGGAAATAGGTTGATACAAAAAGCCGGGCATATAACAATGCCAGACAATATATCGCCCATATTGTACATTGATAATAAGGATCACTCCCTCCCCACATAAATTCGTGCTCATCCATTCTGATATAAGATAAAAGTATCCATAGCCAAATAGCTAACAGCAATAAATTGGCTATAACAACTGGTTGTTGTTTAACATGTGCATTATCTAGTATTTCAGCGCCACTATTGCTCTTCAGTTTTTCTGGCATCAGCTTTCGCATTATTCCAAGTGATAATAACAAGCATACATTAACGGTCACAAGGTCCAGATAGAGATATTCAAAATCCCACCAAATATCTATATGTTTCTTCCTCATAAGATACATGATCAGTGCATTGGTCGGCTCATGCCTGATTATTGTCGCCAACTTAAATAGTATGGGAGTAATGATAATATTTAAGAGGCGACTTGAGGTAACGTAATAATGAACATACACCAATGAAAGCACATACATCAAATAAAGGGTCCCATAGTAGTAAGGACTGTCACTTAGCCCCAGAGCATCTGTTTTACTCATTCCAACAAAGCGCCATAATATCCATGTCCAGATGCTTAATAGCGAAAGATAAATAATGACAACGGATTGCCTTTTCATAGATAGGGAGATCTTTTGAACTTGATTGGAGTATGCCGGTGCCGGCCATAATAAGCCCAAAACAAAAAAGGCCTGCATTCCTGCAAGCCTTCTCTTTTCCGCTCCCCCTGCTGGACTTGAACCAGCGACCCTCTGATTAACAGTCAGATGCTCTAACCAACTGAGCTAAGGAGGAGTGTTTTTCCCGTTTCGGGATTGCAAAAATAGACAATTTTTCATTTCCGCAAAATTCTTTTCAAATATTTTTTCAAACAGGATCTACCAATACCAGCAAACGCTTATCCACCGCGGAATCACGGGTATAAAAATTTACAAATTGCAGGTCGAGCTTCGTCACCGGGAAGTGCGGGAACGTATGTAACACCTTGCAACGATGCCCCTGGGCAAGCAGCGAATCTTTCCACTGCGGAGTGGTATAGATCAGCGACGGGCCTGGTGGTAAAGTGTCATACGACAAGCAGGGAGCATCCAGGTAATATGTCAACGCATAAGAATGTGCCTTGTAAAACCCAACAGCCGCTCCTTTAAGGTGCTCATTCGCATAAAATGCAGCCGTGCTGCCACTCTGATAACGCAGCACATCCGGATAGAACAGCCCGTTTAAAAAAAGATTCAGCGCCGCACTCGCCAGGCAGGTACGGAAAAATATACGTGCCTTTTCTTTCAACGGCAGCCATATAAAAACGCCGATCAGAATCACAATCAATACAACAGCCACTAAGTTAATTTGAGGCCGGTAAAGCGCCCATAAAGCAGGAATAGCGACGGCTATTATACCTATGATGATATACTGCGTAACACGGAAGGCCTTTTCTTTCTTCATGGACAGTATATATTGCGCCGTCAGGATCGAAAAGAAAGGGAAAATAATATTCAGGTAATGTGGCAACTGGAATTTAGACAGGGAGAATAACAGGAAGGTCGTAAGCGCCCCGCTGATGCAATAATACTCCCGTGCCTGACGCCCCTTCCTGATAAAGGCAATCACGGCCACATACAGGAAAATGGACCAGGGCACAAACGCCCAGAGCACCGTATGCAGGAAGAAAGAAGGATCGCCACTGCCTTTGATCGGACCGGAGTTCATAAACCGGCCAAACTGACTATCCCAGAAAAAGAAGCGGATACCCGACACCCCGGTTTGCCCAAAAACAACCTTCTCCGGATGAGCATCAAACTGCTGGTACAATGCATATAGCTCAGGCGTAATAAACACGCCAACCAGTAGGGCTACCATCAGCCAGCGCATGTGAAACAATTCCTTCCACTGCTTAGTGAATACAAATTGCCCGATCAGTGCAAACCCTATCGGCACCAATGCAAAAGGCCCCTTTGTCATTACTGCAAAGGCAGCAAGTAATGCTCCCGGCAGTAATTGCCGCTTATACAGATGATATACACTCCCAATGATCAACCCTGTGAGGTAAGGCTCCGCACGAACATCCGTACTCGATATAACAAGATGTTCCGCCGTCAGCAGGATACAGACAGACCAGCGGGCTACCTGTTCTCCGTAGAGCTCCTTCGCGAAACGGTACGTATATATTACGCCCAACATCAGGAATAGAAAAGCAGGGAGCTTGTAAGCAAAGGTGGTAAAACCGAACAGATGATAGGAGAGTGCCGCCATCCAGAAAGGGAAATGAGGCTTATCCAGCCAATCCTGGCCATCCACATACAGGTTCAGGTAATCATGATACTGCACCATATGTTTGGCAATACCAGCATATAAAGCGCCATCAGGCTCCATAATTGTAACCGGCAAACCGCTGATATGAATAAAGATCAGCAACCCGATCATCCACAGGCTGACTTTCCTTTCTGAAACAGAAGATAGTGACATCTGCAAAAGTTACAGCACCGCGGTCACTTCCACAAAGCTAAAGGGGGAGTTTAATCGAAAATTAACAGGGTCACCAACCGAAAAGGCTGGATTTCTCAAAGCCGATATACAGACCGTCTTCCCGCTGCTCCAGCGGATACGTCTTCAGGTAGAACCCTTCACCACTACTGTTATACCCGTTCTTAATGTTAAACCGGTATCTATGTAGCGGACATACAACATTACCGGCATCATCTATAAAACCATCTGCCATAATACCGCTTGCATGCGGGCATTTATAAGCAAATGCATAGATCTGCTGCTCGTATAGGGTATAACAGATCTTT from Chitinophaga filiformis carries:
- a CDS encoding ArnT family glycosyltransferase — protein: MSLSSVSERKVSLWMIGLLIFIHISGLPVTIMEPDGALYAGIAKHMVQYHDYLNLYVDGQDWLDKPHFPFWMAALSYHLFGFTTFAYKLPAFLFLMLGVIYTYRFAKELYGEQVARWSVCILLTAEHLVISSTDVRAEPYLTGLIIGSVYHLYKRQLLPGALLAAFAVMTKGPFALVPIGFALIGQFVFTKQWKELFHMRWLMVALLVGVFITPELYALYQQFDAHPEKVVFGQTGVSGIRFFFWDSQFGRFMNSGPIKGSGDPSFFLHTVLWAFVPWSIFLYVAVIAFIRKGRQAREYYCISGALTTFLLFSLSKFQLPHYLNIIFPFFSILTAQYILSMKKEKAFRVTQYIIIGIIAVAIPALWALYRPQINLVAVVLIVILIGVFIWLPLKEKARIFFRTCLASAALNLFLNGLFYPDVLRYQSGSTAAFYANEHLKGAAVGFYKAHSYALTYYLDAPCLSYDTLPPGPSLIYTTPQWKDSLLAQGHRCKVLHTFPHFPVTKLDLQFVNFYTRDSAVDKRLLVLVDPV
- a CDS encoding DoxX family protein, which encodes MNTKTTKAIYWIGVIFLSLWFGASGFFELTKNPIVWDITVQLGYPPHFIYILGMAKLSGIIVLLIPNRLLRLKEWVFAGIFFDIIFAFFSKLSVLAPSAAIDAVVAFVIVSVTYTMFRRLYPAEYTKVSVN
- a CDS encoding Rieske (2Fe-2S) protein; the encoded protein is MAKQYNWHRLSDLYAREGEIGVMEVHGKKICYTLYEQQIYAFAYKCPHASGIMADGFIDDAGNVVCPLHRYRFNIKNGYNSSGEGFYLKTYPLEQREDGLYIGFEKSSLFGW